In a genomic window of Magnolia sinica isolate HGM2019 chromosome 14, MsV1, whole genome shotgun sequence:
- the LOC131225865 gene encoding uncharacterized protein LOC131225865 isoform X1, translating into MMVLSMDCLKIHGIGIRLPTLFGTPGQSWDLTSNPFQYQPIPSNPTGQTGPKVLDASCTCLTSNEIHFKNIRFKSSTNRGPGSAALYSSKQYNLNAVPLTESAMLLSPLQGNFPGRNLGSLQEKGLHHT; encoded by the exons atgatggtgttgtcaatggattgtcttaagatccatgggattgggatcagattaccgactctgtttggcacgcccggccaatcttgggatttaacttccaatcccttccaataccaaccaatcccttccaatccgaccggccaaacgggccctaag GTTTTGGATGCTTCTTGTACATGCCTGACTAGCAACGAAATCCACTTCAAGAATATCAG GTTCAAGTCTTCAACAAATAGAGGGCCTGGTTCTGCAGCACTCTACAGCTCCAAGCAGTATAATCTCAATGCTGTGCCACTTACCGAATCAGCTATGCTTCTCAGCCCATTGCAGGGAAACTTCCCAGGGAGGAATTTAGGCTCATTGCAAGAAAAGGGCCTACATCACACATAG